The Desulfuromonas versatilis genome has a segment encoding these proteins:
- a CDS encoding zinc-binding alcohol dehydrogenase family protein, whose product MKAVGYTQSLPITDPESLIDIELPQPIASGRDLLVRVKAIAVNPVDYKIRQRVAPAAGETKVIGWDAVGEVIATGEAVTSFKPGDMVYYAGELNRAGSNAEYQLVDERIVGFKPKSLSNAEAAALPLTAITAWELLFEHLELQQQAPDAKEKSGEVLLVVGAAGGVGSILLQLAKAITGATIIATASREGSQAWVKKLGADHVVDHSQPLQPQIEALGIGQVTHVASLTHTDSYFESYIALLAPFGRIAMIDDPAKPLEVMKMKPKSLSLHIEFMFARSMFQAADMDEQSRLLNRVADLIDRGYIRTTVGKHLGAINAANLKTAHAELESGKSIGKIVLEGF is encoded by the coding sequence ATGAAAGCAGTTGGCTATACGCAATCCCTGCCCATCACCGATCCTGAATCCCTGATCGATATCGAGCTGCCCCAGCCCATCGCCAGCGGCCGCGACCTGCTGGTCAGGGTCAAGGCGATCGCCGTCAACCCCGTCGACTACAAGATCCGCCAGAGAGTTGCCCCCGCCGCCGGGGAAACCAAGGTCATCGGCTGGGATGCCGTGGGCGAGGTGATCGCCACCGGCGAAGCGGTGACCAGCTTCAAGCCCGGCGATATGGTCTATTACGCCGGCGAACTCAACCGCGCGGGGAGCAACGCCGAATACCAACTGGTCGACGAGCGTATCGTCGGCTTCAAGCCCAAAAGCCTCTCCAACGCCGAGGCCGCCGCCCTGCCCTTGACCGCCATCACCGCCTGGGAACTGCTGTTCGAACACCTGGAACTCCAGCAGCAAGCCCCGGATGCAAAAGAAAAATCCGGCGAGGTGCTGCTGGTGGTCGGCGCGGCTGGAGGCGTCGGCTCGATTCTGCTGCAGCTCGCCAAAGCCATCACCGGGGCGACGATCATCGCCACCGCCTCGCGGGAGGGCTCGCAGGCTTGGGTGAAGAAGCTCGGGGCCGATCATGTCGTCGACCACAGCCAGCCGCTGCAGCCGCAGATCGAGGCCCTGGGCATCGGCCAGGTGACCCACGTCGCCAGCCTGACCCATACCGATTCGTACTTCGAGAGCTACATCGCGCTGCTCGCGCCCTTTGGCCGCATCGCCATGATCGACGATCCGGCGAAGCCCCTGGAGGTGATGAAGATGAAGCCCAAGAGTCTGTCGCTGCACATCGAGTTCATGTTCGCCCGCTCCATGTTCCAGGCGGCCGACATGGACGAGCAGAGCAGACTGCTGAACCGCGTCGCCGACCTGATCGACCGGGGCTATATCCGGACCACCGTCGGCAAGCACCTCGGCGCCATCAACGCCGCCAACCTGAAAACCGCCCACGCGGAGCTTGAGTCGGGAAAATCGATCGGTAAGATTGTTCTGGAAGGATTTTAA
- a CDS encoding nitroreductase family protein produces MDAIEMIQERRSVRKYKDEKVVRKKMEEIIEIARWAPSWANTQIARYTLVDDAETIARLAAEGVQGFSYNLNTLKRARGVAVLSFVKGKSGRLEKYGDFDSSNPHFWEAFDAGIACQTFCLAAHAKGIGTCIFGVIDDESISQIVGLPEEETVAALIVYGYPDEKPAPTPRKPVEEILRYL; encoded by the coding sequence ATGGATGCAATCGAAATGATCCAGGAGCGCCGCAGTGTTCGCAAGTACAAGGATGAAAAAGTCGTCCGGAAGAAGATGGAGGAGATCATCGAGATCGCCCGCTGGGCGCCGTCCTGGGCAAACACCCAGATCGCCCGTTATACGCTGGTGGATGATGCAGAAACCATCGCCAGGCTCGCCGCCGAAGGGGTTCAGGGATTCTCCTACAACCTCAACACCCTGAAGCGTGCCCGCGGCGTGGCGGTGCTGAGCTTTGTCAAAGGCAAGAGCGGCAGGCTGGAAAAATATGGCGATTTCGACAGCTCAAACCCACATTTCTGGGAAGCCTTTGACGCCGGCATCGCCTGCCAGACCTTCTGCCTGGCCGCCCATGCGAAGGGGATCGGGACCTGCATCTTCGGCGTCATCGACGATGAGTCCATTTCCCAAATCGTCGGCCTGCCGGAAGAGGAGACCGTCGCGGCGCTGATCGTCTATGGCTACCCGGACGAGAAGCCGGCACCGACCCCGCGCAAGCCGGTGGAGGAGATCCTCAGGTACCTGTAA
- a CDS encoding DUF4437 domain-containing protein gives MKTLLSLALISVATTAFASSQVAAESTNKVVLKSEVKWDHLNPKRGDLAPKAGTLWGDRNGTGPTGFLLRPPADFESPPHIHNVSYRGVVIRGLFHNDDPTAANMWMPAGSFWTQPKGEVHITAAKDTDTLAYIEIEKGPYLVLPKEEEFDSGERPVNVDESNIVWLDAADITWVDQPGVSSSGDGPKVAFLWGNTQKGQLNGTFIKLPAGFAGKINSHGSTFRAVIIKGQPQYQLSKADTKTLEPGSYFSSEGESVHQVSSAMAEESIIYVRTDGKYEVIPTQPKK, from the coding sequence ATGAAAACGTTACTATCCCTCGCACTTATAAGCGTCGCGACCACCGCCTTCGCCAGCTCGCAGGTCGCAGCCGAGTCAACCAACAAGGTTGTCCTGAAGTCTGAGGTCAAGTGGGACCATCTCAACCCCAAACGTGGCGACCTGGCCCCGAAGGCGGGCACTCTTTGGGGGGACCGTAACGGGACGGGCCCCACAGGCTTTCTTCTTAGGCCACCAGCCGACTTCGAATCACCTCCTCATATTCACAATGTGTCTTACCGGGGAGTGGTGATTCGCGGCCTCTTTCACAACGATGACCCGACTGCAGCCAACATGTGGATGCCTGCAGGGTCTTTCTGGACACAGCCCAAAGGAGAAGTGCACATTACCGCTGCCAAGGATACTGACACTCTGGCCTACATAGAGATCGAGAAGGGACCGTATCTCGTCCTTCCTAAGGAGGAAGAGTTTGACAGTGGAGAGAGGCCGGTCAACGTCGACGAGTCGAACATCGTCTGGCTGGACGCCGCGGACATCACCTGGGTCGATCAGCCCGGTGTCTCATCCTCTGGCGACGGCCCCAAGGTCGCCTTTCTCTGGGGCAACACGCAGAAGGGTCAGCTGAACGGGACCTTTATCAAGCTGCCGGCCGGATTTGCAGGCAAGATCAATAGCCACGGCTCAACCTTCCGCGCTGTCATCATCAAAGGTCAACCGCAGTACCAGCTGAGTAAAGCAGACACCAAGACCTTGGAGCCGGGCAGTTATTTCAGTTCAGAGGGTGAGTCGGTGCATCAGGTCTCCTCCGCAATGGCAGAGGAGAGCATCATCTACGTACGCACGGATGGCAAGTATGAGGTCATCCCGACGCAGCCCAAGAAGTAA
- a CDS encoding Lrp/AsnC family transcriptional regulator gives MGKDRKDSPKLSLDDIDLQILKRLQEDGRISNSKLSELVALSETPCWRRWKNLEEGGYIEEYRTVLNRRKLGFGVVVFTQVSLSSHNIELTNQFEQTVKGFDWVQMCHCVSGNVDYLLQMVVRDLDEFSERITMIRHIPGVNSVQSQISVKEIKNSSTLPLG, from the coding sequence ATGGGCAAGGACAGAAAAGATTCTCCTAAATTGTCGCTCGATGACATCGATCTACAGATATTGAAGCGGCTCCAGGAAGACGGACGGATCAGCAACAGCAAGCTGTCGGAGTTGGTGGCCTTGAGTGAAACGCCCTGCTGGCGGCGCTGGAAAAACCTGGAGGAAGGGGGCTACATCGAGGAATATCGAACGGTGCTGAACCGCCGCAAGCTGGGTTTTGGCGTGGTGGTGTTTACTCAAGTCTCCCTGTCGAGCCACAACATCGAGCTGACAAACCAGTTTGAGCAAACGGTCAAGGGGTTTGACTGGGTGCAGATGTGCCACTGCGTGAGCGGAAACGTCGATTACCTGCTGCAGATGGTTGTCCGCGATCTGGACGAGTTTTCTGAACGCATCACCATGATTCGACACATCCCCGGAGTCAACTCCGTCCAGTCGCAGATCTCGGTCAAAGAGATCAAGAACAGCTCGACCCTGCCGCTGGGCTGA
- a CDS encoding LysE family transporter translates to MDLVQGLVILTPIHLLATASPGPEFMLISREALSHGRRAGLLCLFGTMLGLLIHLGYSAFGFAVLIASSSAALWGIRVLGGSYLIYLGFSALRARPARANDGLAEGSASAVSASSIRKGFLCDLLNPKAPIYYVSLFTFVLSPEMPGYQVAAYGAWILLIHFSWFCMVVLLLSNPVVNLKFRSISHWIDRVLGGAMVAIGLKILTTVG, encoded by the coding sequence ATGGACCTGGTGCAAGGATTAGTAATTCTGACGCCGATACATCTTCTGGCGACGGCCTCTCCCGGCCCCGAGTTCATGCTCATCTCCCGGGAGGCCCTATCCCATGGCAGAAGGGCAGGCTTGCTCTGCCTTTTCGGGACCATGCTGGGACTGCTGATCCATCTTGGTTATTCGGCCTTCGGCTTTGCCGTGCTCATCGCGAGTTCATCTGCCGCCCTCTGGGGAATCCGGGTGCTTGGCGGTAGCTACCTGATCTACCTTGGGTTCAGCGCCCTGAGGGCCCGACCGGCCCGGGCAAACGATGGCCTTGCCGAAGGGAGTGCTTCAGCCGTTTCGGCAAGCAGCATCCGAAAGGGATTTCTCTGTGATCTGCTGAACCCAAAAGCTCCGATCTACTATGTTTCCCTTTTCACCTTTGTTCTCTCCCCCGAGATGCCCGGCTACCAGGTCGCCGCCTACGGGGCATGGATTCTGTTGATTCATTTCAGCTGGTTCTGCATGGTCGTTCTGCTGCTGTCAAACCCGGTCGTGAACCTGAAATTCCGCAGCATCAGCCATTGGATCGACCGCGTGCTGGGAGGGGCGATGGTGGCGATTGGCTTGAAGATTTTGACAACGGTGGGCTGA
- a CDS encoding transposase — MPNHVHPIAVPESEDSLRRGIGEAHRRCSRMIIFRNNWRGHLWQGRFASSSMEETCLLAAAP; from the coding sequence ATGCCGAACCATGTGCACCCGATTGCCGTTCCCGAAAGTGAAGACTCGTTGCGCCGCGGAATCGGCGAGGCCCATCGTCGTTGCAGCCGCATGATCATCTTCCGGAACAACTGGCGAGGACACCTCTGGCAGGGTCGCTTTGCGTCCTCCTCTATGGAGGAAACCTGTCTTCTGGCTGCGGCCCCTTAA